A part of Gossypium hirsutum isolate 1008001.06 chromosome A07, Gossypium_hirsutum_v2.1, whole genome shotgun sequence genomic DNA contains:
- the LOC107929970 gene encoding phosphoinositide phosphatase SAC3, which yields MESSVAEYYNNVNNNGGSSSQSQTSTCMQKFRLYETQSNFYMIGRNKSRIYWRVLKIDRLDPFELNIREDSTTYTEFECSELLRRIHEGNKSTGGLKFVTACYGIVGFIKFLGPYYMLLITKRRRIGAIFGHNVYAVSKSEMIPLPNSSVNPSIADFRKENRYKKLLSSVDLTKDFFFSYSYNVMCSLQKNLYNNEPGEVLYETMFVWNEFLTRGIRNHLKNTLWTVALVYGFFKQASFSVSGRSFKLMLIARRSRHYAGTRYLKRGVNEKGSVANDVETEQIVFEDVSDGFPTQITSIVQNRGSIPLFWSQETSRLNLKPDIILSKKDQSYEATRLHFENLVERYGNPIIILNLIKTQEKKPRESILRQEFANAIDFINKDLSEENRLRFLHWDLHKHSRSKSTNVLLLLGKVANYALTLTGFFYCRVTSALRPEECMTWPSSENIDDGDMLPLKCSNDTEDIYRSGRNYSGESNVANGNHSVKPPTFQRGVLRTNCIDCLDRTNVAQYAYGLAALGSQLHALGIKDSPKIDLNDPLADELMSLYERMGDTLAHQYGGSAAHNKIFSQRRGQWRAATQSQEFFRTLQRYYSNAYIDAEKQNAINIFLGHFQPQPGKPALWELGSYQHYRGRNGETIMDQDGRSLFKRSFSDGNILWQSESPMMAKNGKQEKSLNSTLPGLSESSPEISTCESDITYSRYTPSMPRRQLFGDMQRDRCLETGQIFFSERGDGFNYSNFVDLDCISSSGNSCEDEPFDRSSVLTSSSIAGLSLENVVNGVVGEATPSSSECGSSMKGRQQTGTELSFGNSQQSNVLEEFSDSFVQWVNSGEMLCY from the exons ATGGAATCTTCCGTAGCAGAATACTATAATAATGTTAACAATAATGGAGGCTCCTCTTCGCAATCTCAAACTTCTACCTGTATGCAGAAATTCAGACTCTACGAAACTCAAtcg AATTTTTATATGATTGGAAGGAATAAGAGTAGAATTTATTGGAGAGTATTAAAGATTGATCGGCTTGATCCTTTTGAGCTAAATATTCGTGAAGATTCTACCACGTATACAGAGTTTGAATGCTCTGAGTTGTTGAGGAGAATACATGAAGGAAATAAATCTACCGGTGGATTGAAATTTGTTACTGCTTGTTATGGCATTGTTG GGTTTATTAAATTCCTGGGGCCTTACTATATGCTGCTTATTACAAAACGAAGACGCATTGGAGCAATTTTCGGACACAATGTATATGCAGTTTCGAAAAGTGAGATGATTCCCCTCCCAAATTCATCTGTTAACCCAAGCATTGCGGACTTTAGGAAAGAGAACAG GTACAAGAAGCTCCTAAGCTCAGTGGATCTTACAAAGGACTTCTTCTTCAGCTATTCATACAATGTTATGTGTAGTCTTCAAAAGAACTTGTATAATAATGAACCAGGTGAGGTTCTTTATGAGACCATGTTTGTTTGGAATGAGTTCCTGACCCGAGGAATCCGCAATCACCTCAAGAATACTCTATGGACAGTTGCCTTGGTGTATGGCTTCTTTAAGCAG GCATCCTTTTCTGTATCTGGAAGGAGTTTCAAACTTATGCTCATTGCAAGACGATCCCGTCACTATGCAGGTACCAG GTATTTGAAACGAGGAGTAAATGAAAAAGGCAGTGTAGCTAATGATGTTGAGACAGAGCAAATTGTCTTTGAGGATGTATCTGACGGGTTTCCCACCCAAATAACTTCCATAGTCCAGAACCGAGGCTCAATCCCACTCTTTTGGTCTCAAGAAACCTCACGATTGAATCTAAAACCAGATATCATAC tgTCTAAGAAGGACCAAAGTTATGAAGCAACCAGACTTCATTTTGAAAATCTTGTCGAGAGATATGGCAACcctataattattttgaatttgattaaG ACGCAAGAGAAGAAGCCTCGAGAATCAATTCTCCGTCAAGAGTTTGCAAATGCTattgattttattaataaagATTTGTCAGAAGAGAACCGTTTGAGATTCCTTCACTGGGATCTACACAAACATTCTCGGAG CAAATCGACAAATGTTTTGCTACTTTTGGGTAAAGTGGCCAATTATGCATTAACGCTAACAGGTTTCTTTTATTGTCGGGTGACATCAGCCTTGAGACCTGAGGAGTGTATGACATGGCCTTCCTCTGA GAATATTGATGATGGTGACATGTTGCCCCTGAAATGTTCCAATGATACTGAGGATATTTACAGATCAGGGAGAAATTATTCTGGAGAAAGTAATGTTGCTAATGGAAATCATTCTGTCAAGCCTCCCACATTCCAAAGAGGAGTGCTTAGGACCAATTGTATAGATTGCTTGGATCGTACGAATGTTGCACAGTATGCATATGGATTGGCTGCTCTTGGAAGCCAGCTTCATGCTTTAGGGATTAAAGATTCCCCAAAAATAGACCTCAATGATCCTTTGGCAGATGAATTAATGAGTCTCTATGAGAGAATGGGCGACACACTTGCGCATCAATATGGTGGCTCTGCAGCTCACAATAAG ATATTTTCTCAGAGAAGGGGTCAATGGAGAGCAGCGACGCAGTCCCAAGAATTTTTTAGGACACTTCAACGTTATTATAGCAATGCATACATAGATGCGGAGAAACAAAATGCAATTAATAT ATTCCTCGGGCATTTCCAGCCTCAGCCTGGTAAACCTGCACTTTGGGAGTTGGGTTCCTACCAGCATTATAGGGGAAGAAATGGGGAAACAATTATGGACCAAGATGGAAG GTCACTTTTCAAAAGATCCTTCTCTGATGGAAACATTCTTTGGCAAAGTGAGTCACCTATGATGGCCAAAAACGGCAAGCAAGAGAAATCATTGAATTCAACTTTGCCTGGCCTTTCAGAGTCATCACCTGAGATATCAACTTGTGAAAGTGATATAACATATTCAAG GTATACTCCCTCAATGCCTCGAAGGCAGCTCTTCGGGGACATGCAAAGAGACCGCTGTCTTGAAACCGGTCAAATTTTCTTCTCTGAACGTGGGGATGGCTTCAATTACTCTAACTTTGTCGACCTGGACTGTATTTCATCATCCGGAAATTCTTGCGAGGATGAACCATTTGATAG GTCATCAGTTCTTACAAGCTCTTCGATCGCTGGTCTTTCGTTGGAGAATGTTGTTAATGGTGTAGTGGGGGAAGCAACTCCATCCAGTAGCGAATGTGGATCAAGTATGAAG GGAAGGCAGCAAACCGGAACTGAGCTATCTTTCGGTAATTCACAACAGTCCAACGTTCTTGAGGAATTCTCAGATAGTTTTGTGCAGTGGGTGAACTCCGGAGAGATGCTTTGTTATTAA
- the LOC107929861 gene encoding sucrose synthase, producing the protein MIVLDNVSFPPTSYYTSNICFELEEMAERFDETLTSHRNEILPFLLRIEGKGKGILQHHQIALLIEDNRKKLADGAFYEILRAIQEATVSPPWVALAIRPRPGVWQYIKVNVHTLVVEDLTVSKYLHFKEQLVDGSANGNFVLELDFEPFNASFPRPTLSSSIGNGAEFLNRHLSATLFHDDNENMHPLLEFLKLHCLPRLRMPDLNMMLLNDKIQNLNALRHVLRKAEEYLDTLPSEILYAEFKHEFREIGLEPGWGDTAEHVLEMIRILSDLLEAPNPYNLEKFLGRVPMVFNVVILSPHGYFAQDNVLGYPDTGGQVVYILDQVRALENEMIHRIKQQGLDITPRILIITRLLPDAVGTTCSERVEKVHGTEYSDILRVPFRTETGIVRQWISRFEVWPYLETYTEDVANEITKELRGKPDLIIGNYSDGNIVASLLAHKLGVTQCTIAHALEKTKYPNSDLYWKELEDKYHFSCQFTADLIAMNHTDFIITSTFQEIAGSKDSVGQYESHGAFTLPGLYRVVHGIDVFDPKFNIVSPGADMSTFFPYTNEKQRLKHFHPEIEDLLYGKVENEEYICVLNDRNKPILFTMARLDRVKNLTGLVEWYGKNPKLRKLVNLVVVAGDRRKESKDLEEKAEMKKMFELIEKYKLKGQFRWISSQMNRIRNGELYRYVCDTKGAFVQPALYEAFGLTVVEAMTCGLPTFATCNGGPAEIIVHGKSGFNIDPYQGDKAAEIIVGFFEKCKKDPSHWNEISNGGLKRIQEKYTWKIYSERLLTLTGVYSFWKHVSKLDRRKSRRYLEMFYALNYRKLVESVPLTGEE; encoded by the exons atgatagttTTGGATAATGTCTCCTTCCCCCCTACATCTTATTACACTTCAAACATCTGTTTTGAATTGGAAGAAATGGCTGAGCGTTTCGATGAGACCCTCACTTCCCACAGGAACGAGATTTTGCCCTTTCTTTTAAG GATTGAGGGCAAAGGAAAAGGAATACTGCAACACCATCAAATTGCTCTCCTCATTGAAGATAATAGAAAGAAGCTTGCTGATGGggcattttatgaaattttgaggGCTATtcag GAAGCAACAGTGTCACCTCCATGGGTTGCATTAGCTATTAGGCCAAGGCCTGGGGTTTGGCAATACATTAAAGTGAATGTCCACACTCTTGTTGTTGAGGACCTCACTGTTTCTAAATATCTTCATTTCAAAGAACAGCTTGTTGATGGAAG tgcaaatggtaactttgttttggaattggattttgagccCTTCAATGCCTCTTTCCCTCGCCCGACTCTTTCCAGCTCAATCGGTAACGGCGCTGAGTTCCTCAACCGTCACCTTTCAGCAACATTGTTCCACGATGACAACGAGAACATGCACCCTTTGCTCGAATTCCTCAAACTCCATTGCCTACCGAGACTCCGAATGCCGGATCTGAACATGATGTTGTTGAATGATAAAATCCAAAACTTGAATGCACTCCGACATGTTTTGAGAAAGGCCGAGGAGTATCTTGACACGTTGCCTTCCGAGATACTGTATGCCGAATTCAAACATGAGTTTCGGGAAATTGGTTTGGAGCCAGGTTGGGGTGATACAGCCGAGCATGTGCTTGAGATGATCCGAATCCTTTCGGACCTTCTCGAGGCACCTAACCCTTACAACCTAGAGAAGTTCCTTGGGAGAGTGCCTATGGTATTCAATGTTGTCATACTTTCCCCACATGGATACTTTGCTCAAGACAATGTTTTGGGGTACCCCGACACCGGTGGCCAAGTCGTTTACATCTTGGATCAAGTTCGAGCCTTGGAGAACGAGATGATCCACCGTATCAAACAACAAGGACTCGACATTACACCTCGTATCCTTATC ATCACTAGGCTTCTCCCCGATGCTGTCGGAACAACGTGCAGTGAACGAGTTGAGAAAGTACATGGAACAGAGTATTCGGATATTCTTCGAGTACCCTTTAGAACAGAAACCGGAATCGTACGTCAATGGATCTCTAGATTCGAAGTTTGGCCCTACTTAGAAACTTACACTGAG GATGTTGCTAATGAAATCACGAAAGAGTTGCGAGGCAAACCTGATTTAATCATCGGAAACTATAGTGATGGTAACATCGTTGCCTCATTGCTGGCGCATAAGTTGGGAGTTACACAG TGTACGATCGCCCACGCTTTGGAGAAGACGAAGTATCCGAATTCGGATTTATACTGGAAGGAGCTTGAGGATAAATACCATTTCTCTTGCCAATTTACAGCTGATCTCATTGCAATGAACCATACTGATTTCATCATCACAAGTACTTTCCAAGAAATTGCAGGAAG CAAGGACAGTGTTGGACAATATGAGAGTCACGGGGCTTTCACTCTTCCTGGTCTTTACCGAGTCGTACACGGCATCGATGTGTTTGATCCCAAATTCAACATCGTCTCCCCTGGCGCTGACATGAGCACATTCTTCCCTTACACCAACGAGAAGCAGCGGTTGAAACATTTCCATCCTGAAATTGAAGACCTTCTTTACGGTAAAGTCGAGAATGAAGAATACAT ATGTGTGCTAAACGATCGTAATAAGCCAATCCTGTTCACAATGGCAAGGCTAGACCGTGTCAAGAACTTAACTGGCCTCGTTGAGTGGTATGGGAAGAACCCGAAGTTACGCAAGCTGGTTAACCTTGTCGTCGTAGCCGGCGACCGGAGAAAAGAATCAAAGGATTTGGAAGAGAAAGCTGAAATGAAGAAGATGTTTGAACTCATagaaaaatacaaattaaaaggtCAATTTCGATGGATATCGTCCCAAATGAACCGTATTCGGAACGGTGAACTTTACCGTTACGTTTGCGACACAAAAGGCGCCTTCGTACAACCAGCATTGTACGAAGCCTTTGGATTGACAGTCGTTGAGGCAATGACTTGTGGTTTGCCTACATTCGCCACATGCAATGGAGGACCTGCCGAGATTATCGTCCATGGGAAATCCGGGTTCAACATTGATCCATACCAGGGCGACAAAGCCGCTGAGATCATCGTCGGTTTCTTCGAGAAATGTAAGAAAGACCCATCTCATTGGAATGAAATCTCCAATGGTGGATTGAAACGTATCCAAGAGAA ataCACATGGAAGATTTACTCCGAGAGATTATTGACCCTGACCGGAGTTTATAGCTTTTGGAAGCACGTTTCCAAGCTTGACCGCCGCAAGAGCCGTCGTTATCTGGAGATGTTTTACGCACTAAATTACCGGAAGCTG gTTGAATCAGTTCCTCTAACAGGTGAGGAGTGA
- the LOC107929873 gene encoding auxin-responsive protein SAUR76: protein MAKGGNKLTKLKSVLKKLNSFNNNKHQSRPTTSSSAVAASGIDEFSSANLHTVYVGKSRRRYLISSDIVENPLFRELAERSGDQDEAIINVPCEVVLFEHLLWMLENADPQPESLEELVEFYAC, encoded by the coding sequence ATGGCTAAAGGCGGCAATAAGCTGACGAAGCTGAAGTCCGTTTTGAAGAAGCTAAACTCATTCAACAACAACAAGCATCAAAGCCGGCCGACAACGTCGAGCTCCGCCGTGGCGGCTTCGGGCATCGACGAATTCTCATCGGCCAATCTCCATACCGTCTACGTCGGAAAATCACGGCGGAGGTACCTTATCAGCTCAGACATTGTCGAGAACCCGTTGTTCCGTGAACTGGCGGAACGATCCGGAGATCAAGACGAGGCCATCATCAACGTGCCGTGCGAGGTTGTGTTGTTTGAACACTTGCTTTGGATGCTCGAAAACGCCGATCCTCAACCTGAGTCATTGGAGGAGCTCGTCGAGTTTtacgcttgttga
- the LOC107929904 gene encoding protein SMALL AUXIN UP-REGULATED RNA 10 codes for MMNDHGGSKLTKIRQIVKLKEILHKWQTVTVGSRPNALHPEENRRVINRRLTNVMACDSDEESCPSPEPPPDVPKGYLAVYVGPELRRFIIPTTYLTHPVFKVLLEKAKDEFGYDHNGGLTLPCEIEIFKYLLQCIENHPKGYPILDNSISEEVEIH; via the exons ATgatgaatgatcatggtggtagCAAGTTGACCAAAATCCGGCAAATTGTTAAACTAAAAGAAATTCTTCATAAGTGGCAAACTGTGACAGTAGGCTCGAGGCCAAACGCCTTGCATCCGGAAGAAAACCGGCGAGTGATTAACCGAAGGTTAACGAATGTTATGGCATGCGATTCCGATGAGGAAAGCTGCCCTAGTCCTGAACCGCCTCCTGATGTTCCAAAAGGGTACTTGGCAGTTTATGTTGGGCCAGAGCTTCGGAGGTTTATCATCCCCACGACGTACCTCACTCATCCCGTCTTTAAGGTTTTGTTGGAAAAAGCGAAGGATGAATTTGGGTACGATCATAATGGCGGCCTTACTCTCCCGTGTGAGATCGAGATCTTCAAGTATCTCTTGCAGTGTATAGAGAACCATCCTAAAGGTTACCCTATACTTGATAACTCGATTTCCGAAGAG GTGGAGATTCATTGA